A part of Diceros bicornis minor isolate mBicDic1 chromosome 32, mDicBic1.mat.cur, whole genome shotgun sequence genomic DNA contains:
- the N4BP1 gene encoding NEDD4-binding protein 1: MAARAVLDEFTAPAEKAALLERSRGRIEGLFGVSLAVLGALGAEEPLPARIWLQLRGAQEAVHSAKEYIKGICEPELEERECYPKDMHCIFVGAQSLFLKSLIQDTCADLCILDIGLLGIRGSAEAVVMARSHIQQFVKLFENNENLPNSQKESEVKREFKQFVEAHADNYTMDLLILPTSLKKELLTLTQGEENLFERGDDDVIEIRDSKQMEFSQKAATGLNISRDEIVLQEDARNKAGTPVSELTKQMDTIFSSSQEVLFVPVNGLTPDEEALSKDRVCHKRRFSDSEERHTKKQFSLENVQEGELLHDGKTVAGNVIIDLSDSSTDPENLSPDIKDTTEEMEYNILVNFFKTMGYSQEIVEKVIREYGPSTEPLLLLEEIEKENKRFQEDREFSPGTVYPETNKTKNKGVCSSVKELTTDSTPKKTQTRTQQNMVEKYPQLPFKVESKPCTSNGRINTFRTVPIEQKQEIWSSNQNYVGNIDLETDGLSPSLAPSSPKEVVSFVSRGASSHQPRIPVFPENGLQQQAEPLLPNNMKSASENRTGCCSSPQSKPSCPPLSPPKPLPQLLPSVADARLAGPSDHIDSSVTGVQRFRDTLKVPYKLELKNEPGRADLKHIVIDGSNVAITHGLKKFFSCRGIAIAVEYFWKLGNRNITVFVPQWRTRRDPNVTEQHFLTQLQELGILSLTPARMVFGERIASHDDRFLLHLADKTGGIIVTNDNFREFVTESVSWREIITKRLLQYTFVGDIFMVPDDPLGRSGPRLEEFLQKDVFLRDMQPLLNALPSVGRFDPSFRVPGTQAASTSHQPPARIQGTPPSHWLPQQPRFPLLPSLPGLRQNLPMPAQRSSAETSELREALLKIFPDSEQRLKIDQILVAHPYMKDLNALSAMVLD, encoded by the exons GAATATATTAAAGGAATCTGTGAACCTGaactagaagaaagagaatgttACCCCAAGGACATGCACTGCATTTTTGTTGGAGCGCAGAGCCTGTTTCTGAAGAGCTTGATTCAGGACACGTGTGCCGATCTCTGCATTCTGGACATTGGTCTTCTTGGCATCAGAGGAAGTGCTGAAGCTGTGGTCATGGCTAGGAGTCACATTCAGCAGTTTGTAAAGCTCTTTGAGAATAATGAAAACCTACCCAACAGTCAGAAAGAATCAGAGGTGAAAAGGGAATTTAAACAATTTGTTGAAGCTCATGCAGACAATTATACAATGGACTTGTTGATTTTGCCCACTTCCTTGAAAAAAGAACTTTTGACACTGACACAAGGTGAGGAGAATCTGTTTGAAAGAGGAGATGATGATGTTATTGAAATTAGAGATTCTAAACAAATGGAGTTTTCACAGAAAGCTGCCACAGGGCTGAATATTTCCAGAGATGAAATTGTTTTGCAGGAAGATGCAAGAAATAAAGCTGGGACTCCTGTTTCTGAGCTTACAAAACAAATGGACACAATCTTTTCTAGTTCACAAGAAGTACTTTTTGTTCCAGTTAATGGTCTGACCCCAGATGAAGAGGCACTTTCCAAAGACAGAGTATGTCACAAAAGGAGATTTTCTGATTCTGAAGAAAGGCATACCAAGAAacaattttctttggaaaatgttcaGGAGGGGGAGCTTTTACATGATGGTAAGACAGTAGCTGGAAATGTAATCATTGACCTATCTGATTCTTCTACTGATCCCGAAAATTTAAGTCCAGATATAAAAGACACGACTGAGGAAATGGAATACAACATCCTCGTAAACTTTTTTAAAACCATGGGCTATTCCCAAGAAATTGTTGAAAAGGTCATTAGGGAATATGGGCCATCTACTGAACCATTATTGCTCTTAGaggaaattgaaaaagaaaataaaagattccaAGAAGACAGAGAATTTTCACCTGGTACTGTGTATCCAGAgaccaacaaaaccaaaaataaaggtGTTTGTAGCAGCGTAAAGGAGCTCACAACGGATTCCACTCCAAAGAAAACACAAACTCGCACACAGCAAAATATGGTAGAAAAATATCCTCAGTTACCGTTCAAAGTAGAATCAAAACCATGTACCTCAAATGGCAGAATTAATACTTTCAGAACAGTGCCAATAGAACAGAAACAAGAAATCTGGAGTTCAAATCAGAACTACGTTGGTAACATAGACCTCGAAACTGATGGCCTTTCACCCTCTCTTGCCCCTTCAAGTCCCAAAGAagttgtcagttttgtttcaagaGGAGCTTCAAGTCACCAGCCCAGAATTCCAGTTTTTCCTGAAAATGGTTTGCAGCAGCAAGCAGAACCTTTGCTTCCAAATAATATGAAGTCTGCCTCTGAAAACCGTACGGGGTGTTGTAGCTCTCCTCAGTCTAAGCCAAGTTGTCCGCCCCTTTCTCCACCGAAGCCGCTGCCCCAGCTGTTACCTTCAGTTGCTGATGCAAGGTTGGCAGGACCTTCTGATCATATTGATTCCTCGGTTACGGGGGTTCAAAGGTTTCGAGATACTCTGAAAGTACCCTACAAGCTGGAGTTAAAAAATGAACCAGGGAGAGCGGATTTGAAGCACATTGTTATAGATGGGAGCAATGTTGCAATTAC CCACGGTCTGAAAAAGTTCTTTTCCTGTCGTGGAATTGCAATTGCGGTTGAGTATTTTTGGAAACTTGGCAACAGAAACATCACTGTCTTTGTCCCACAGTGGAGAACAAGGCGTGATCCTAATGTCACAG AACAGCACTTCCTAACCCAGCTCCAGGAGCTTGGAATATTATCTTTAACTCCTGCACGGATGGTCTTTGGAGAAAGAATTGCTTCTCATGATGACAG GTTTCTGCTGCACTTGGCGGACAAAACTGGTGGCATAATTGTAACAAATGATAACTTCAGAGAATTTGTGACCGAGTCCGTCTCTTGGAGAGAAATCATTACAAAAAG GTTGCTTCAGTATACCTTTGTGGGGGACATATTTATGGTTCCTGATGATCCTCTGGGAAGAAGTGGACCTCGATTAGAAGAATTTCTTCAGAAGGATGTCTTCCTTAG AGACATGCAGCCCCTACTCAATGCCCTGCCAAGTGTGGGCAGGTTTGACCCCAGCTTCAGAGTCCCTGGCACCCAAGCAGCCAGCACCAGCCACCAGCCCCCGGCCCGGATTCAGGGCACCCCACCCAGCCACTGGCTTCCTCAGCAGCCCCGCTTCCCACTTCTGCCCAGCCTTCCCGGCCTCCGGCAGAATCTGCCCATGCCAGCACAGAGATCTTCTGCGGAAACCAGTGAGCTGAGGGAAGCCCTTCTGAAGATCTTCCCTGACTCAGAGCAAAGACTGAAAATCGACCAGATCTTGGTGGCCCATCCGTACATGAAAGACCTGAATGCGCTCTCTGCCATGGTGTTGGATTGA